A portion of the Pectobacterium brasiliense genome contains these proteins:
- a CDS encoding Hcp family type VI secretion system effector gives MPTPCYISIEGKTQGNITAGAFTSDSVGNIYVEGHEDEMLVQEFKHIVTVPTDPQSGQPSGQRVHKPFKFTVALNKAVPLMYNALASGEMLPTVTLKWYRTSVEGKQEHFFSTVLTDATIVDVNCQMPHCQDPAKLDYTQLIEVSLAYRKIDWEHTVAGTSGSDDWRAPVEA, from the coding sequence ATGCCAACTCCATGCTATATCAGCATCGAAGGTAAAACGCAGGGCAACATCACCGCGGGTGCTTTCACATCTGATTCTGTCGGCAACATCTATGTGGAAGGCCACGAAGACGAAATGCTGGTACAGGAATTCAAACACATCGTTACCGTACCGACCGACCCACAGTCTGGTCAGCCGTCCGGCCAACGTGTGCATAAACCGTTCAAATTCACCGTCGCGCTGAACAAAGCGGTTCCGCTGATGTACAACGCCCTGGCGTCTGGCGAAATGCTGCCAACCGTGACCCTGAAATGGTACCGCACGTCGGTTGAAGGTAAGCAAGAGCATTTCTTCTCTACCGTGCTGACCGATGCCACCATCGTTGACGTTAACTGCCAGATGCCACACTGCCAGGATCCAGCGAAGCTGGACTACACCCAGTTGATCGAAGTATCGCTGGCCTACCGCAAAATCGATTGGGAACACACCGTTGCAGGAACTTCTGGTTCCGATGACTGGCGTGCGCCGGTCGAAGCGTAA
- a CDS encoding DUF1795 domain-containing protein: MYQMNEGTLAIPADWRDESLHVFVLPGDAINLVVNRTPIDFGLTAETVYQQTLAQFAAHLKGYEERGVWTLTLDGQPAHGLEYTWRSPEGPMHQVVVMQVRGELLMTFTVTVAGELSAEQKTAMLAVVETFKAAT; the protein is encoded by the coding sequence ATGTATCAGATGAATGAAGGGACGCTGGCTATCCCCGCCGACTGGCGCGATGAATCACTCCATGTTTTTGTCCTGCCGGGAGATGCCATCAATCTGGTTGTTAACCGTACCCCGATTGACTTCGGTCTGACGGCAGAGACGGTTTATCAGCAGACGTTGGCCCAGTTTGCAGCACACCTGAAAGGGTATGAAGAGCGCGGCGTTTGGACATTGACGCTGGATGGGCAACCCGCACACGGTCTGGAATATACCTGGCGGTCACCGGAAGGGCCGATGCATCAGGTTGTCGTGATGCAGGTGCGCGGTGAGCTATTGATGACGTTTACCGTAACCGTAGCAGGCGAGCTCAGTGCGGAGCAGAAAACAGCAATGCTGGCGGTGGTCGAGACCTTTAAAGCTGCCACCTGA
- a CDS encoding RHS repeat-associated core domain-containing protein yields MLSDILNRVARVGAMHAGKGPTPPAGRPQPGQGKPPTSPGKTIKHKSFLGALAGAIAGAVVAAVVFAAAAAVAGAIAVAVVGTGGMGAALVVGAVKLAVGFGAVSLLGGLISSVSSKVSAMVDSGAPPFGPVSSGSGTVFAEKQPISRAEVDTVACTKHNSPQLIAQGSETVYVNGSPAARIDDKTVCGATIKEGASTVFFGSGQQTCLEISDEFSWWEKALLIAVEFLVPPSRGMFKGLGKLFTRGPTAVLKGMRMGALRMAVGLRRAVRCASKGFKNSKGLARIKEATRGFLKDPVYIPSGDVIEMRQDIELGQTLPLLFERTYRSAATHTGLLGRGWYDTWSETAQVSRDGLNTHVVITLAQGYDIDFTFHQDVQSVFCPLYPAFTLYRRAKGFSLWDRESLTWREFDVPQGDRLLLSSIHDPHDNRITLIRDPKGYLRKIRHSDDIELLLVWRGEYLHQIQRIDTGQKTLLAEYRQDEQGRLVEADAAHAYHLFYDYDKKNRLTRWHDNDQTWARYDYDHQGRCVYTTCADGYLTAHFEYLDDRVVMTDGLGQRSEFGFNHLHLMSWEKSPLGHVTRYDYDDHGNLLREVSPAGRVVEFTYLDDSGLVSAFIDGSGHAWAYDYDDAQRLCGITDPLGRIWQWAFDEAGNPEKLTGPDTREVRFTWNRHGLLTQVSDQAGEVQARLRYDHRQRLLSASDALGRTQQLRYDQQDRVVQWQRPDGAQYRLGYRRASWKLPEQLIRPDEKEEKRQYDKHNNLLSYVDGNGALWRQSYGPFDLLTSRTDAQDRTWRYEYDKESQQLVAVIAPDGNRWQWWLDADARVIRERDMAGTDTHYTYDEDGHCIAIRNGEGETRHFLYDGRGLLIKETAPDDTLHYRYDAAGRLTEVTSATSHVQLEYDLRDRVVQEWLNGTLLTRQFDDTARTVTRTLAWEDASDDALTSTFSYSAAGELQQVQLPDGAELTLVHDAAGREASRSGGAFAQHREYDVMGWLTREMSGQQQDGRLHATQTREYLYDGAGNLAGVRHNHETRGYRLDATGRVLSVLSGGAGRAVDTDEAYSYTRNGLPQETSRLTEWQAGRLTQHDDTHYQYDKTGRLIRKQVVQPGYRPQVWHYRWDSRNQLRVVDTPTGERWFYRYDPFGRRTGKRCEQTQDDIRYLWDGDQIAEVRHYRNGERIARRHWVHNSWELLVQQRQDTDGRWETDFVTSSQNGEPQALYRPDGTLRWQAPKSTLWGQRPGSTEDSADPGLAFAGQYRDTESGLCYNRFRYYDPNGGCYVSPDPIGVLGGDNNYGYVQNPLDWVDPFGLAGCPIIRQRVLDNIASSKSARAASKFPSKARVGSSLNSDYKATFFAAHPTLQGKVVVHHAIEQQVLRRYPGLFSSSEMHSLPNLRGIPKEINSDIHLSKIRIEWNRFYKMNASPSRTDVLNKATEIDNMFGSLFNPPIR; encoded by the coding sequence ATGCTGAGTGACATTCTGAACCGTGTTGCCCGCGTCGGAGCCATGCACGCAGGCAAAGGCCCGACGCCGCCTGCGGGTCGCCCTCAACCGGGTCAGGGAAAACCCCCGACATCACCGGGCAAAACCATCAAGCACAAAAGCTTTCTCGGCGCGCTGGCTGGAGCGATCGCAGGGGCGGTTGTGGCGGCGGTGGTATTTGCCGCCGCTGCGGCGGTCGCGGGAGCCATTGCCGTCGCCGTTGTCGGAACGGGCGGCATGGGGGCGGCGCTGGTTGTCGGGGCAGTCAAACTGGCGGTGGGATTTGGCGCGGTCAGCCTGCTTGGGGGACTGATCAGCAGCGTCTCCAGCAAGGTCTCCGCGATGGTCGACAGCGGCGCGCCGCCGTTTGGGCCCGTTTCTTCTGGTTCGGGTACGGTGTTTGCGGAGAAGCAGCCCATTTCCCGTGCCGAAGTCGACACCGTCGCTTGCACCAAGCACAACTCGCCCCAGCTCATTGCGCAAGGCAGTGAGACCGTCTACGTCAATGGCTCACCCGCCGCGCGCATCGACGATAAAACCGTCTGTGGTGCCACCATCAAGGAAGGGGCATCAACCGTCTTTTTTGGTTCCGGCCAGCAAACCTGTCTGGAAATTAGTGACGAATTCAGCTGGTGGGAAAAAGCGCTACTGATTGCAGTCGAGTTTCTGGTTCCGCCCAGCCGGGGTATGTTCAAAGGACTCGGCAAGCTGTTTACACGTGGGCCAACCGCGGTGCTGAAAGGCATGCGCATGGGCGCGTTAAGAATGGCGGTGGGGTTACGGAGAGCCGTTCGCTGTGCCAGCAAAGGTTTTAAAAATAGCAAAGGCCTGGCACGCATTAAGGAAGCGACTCGCGGCTTCCTGAAAGATCCGGTCTACATTCCCAGCGGGGATGTGATCGAGATGCGTCAGGATATTGAACTGGGGCAAACACTTCCTCTGCTTTTTGAGCGCACTTACCGTTCCGCTGCCACCCATACCGGGCTGCTGGGACGCGGCTGGTACGATACCTGGAGCGAAACGGCACAGGTCAGCCGTGATGGCCTGAATACTCACGTCGTCATCACACTGGCGCAGGGATACGACATCGATTTCACCTTCCATCAGGATGTGCAGTCGGTATTTTGTCCGCTCTATCCAGCTTTTACCCTGTATCGGCGGGCAAAGGGCTTTAGCCTATGGGACCGTGAGAGCCTTACATGGCGTGAATTCGATGTGCCCCAGGGCGATCGGCTGCTCCTGTCTTCGATACATGACCCACACGACAACCGCATTACCCTGATCCGCGATCCAAAAGGCTATCTGCGCAAGATACGCCACAGTGATGATATCGAGCTGCTGCTGGTGTGGCGAGGCGAGTATCTGCACCAGATACAGCGTATTGATACCGGGCAGAAAACCCTACTGGCTGAATACCGGCAGGATGAACAGGGCCGGCTGGTCGAGGCCGATGCTGCCCATGCCTATCATCTGTTCTACGACTACGACAAAAAAAACCGACTCACGCGCTGGCATGACAACGACCAGACCTGGGCGCGCTACGACTATGATCATCAGGGTCGATGTGTCTACACCACCTGCGCCGACGGCTACCTGACGGCGCATTTTGAGTATCTCGACGATCGTGTCGTAATGACCGACGGATTAGGTCAGCGCAGCGAGTTTGGCTTCAACCATCTGCACCTAATGAGCTGGGAAAAATCCCCGTTAGGGCACGTCACCCGCTACGACTACGACGACCACGGCAACCTGCTACGTGAGGTTTCCCCAGCTGGCCGGGTGGTTGAGTTCACCTATCTGGACGACAGCGGTCTGGTCAGCGCCTTCATCGACGGCAGCGGTCATGCCTGGGCCTATGACTACGACGACGCACAGCGGTTATGCGGCATCACCGACCCGCTGGGGCGCATCTGGCAATGGGCGTTCGATGAGGCCGGCAACCCGGAGAAACTCACAGGGCCGGATACCCGCGAAGTACGATTTACCTGGAACCGTCATGGCCTGCTGACGCAGGTGAGCGATCAGGCGGGCGAGGTTCAGGCGCGGCTGCGTTACGATCATCGCCAACGATTGCTGAGTGCCAGCGATGCGCTGGGGCGTACCCAGCAGCTACGATATGACCAGCAGGACAGAGTCGTGCAGTGGCAGAGGCCGGACGGCGCGCAGTACCGTTTGGGCTATCGTCGTGCGAGCTGGAAGCTGCCGGAGCAGTTGATACGCCCCGATGAGAAAGAAGAAAAACGCCAGTACGACAAGCATAACAACCTGCTGAGCTACGTGGACGGCAACGGCGCACTGTGGCGCCAGAGCTACGGCCCCTTTGACCTGCTCACCTCACGAACAGATGCACAAGATCGCACCTGGCGTTACGAGTACGACAAAGAGAGCCAGCAACTGGTCGCCGTTATCGCCCCAGACGGCAACCGCTGGCAATGGTGGCTGGATGCCGATGCGCGGGTCATCCGCGAGCGGGATATGGCGGGCACCGACACCCACTACACCTATGACGAAGACGGCCACTGCATCGCCATCCGTAATGGCGAAGGCGAAACCCGCCACTTTCTGTATGACGGACGCGGACTGCTCATCAAAGAAACCGCACCAGACGATACCCTGCATTATCGCTATGACGCCGCAGGCAGGCTGACCGAGGTCACCTCCGCGACCAGTCATGTCCAACTGGAGTATGACCTCCGTGACCGGGTGGTACAGGAGTGGCTGAACGGCACCCTGCTCACCCGCCAGTTTGATGATACCGCACGCACCGTGACGCGGACGCTGGCCTGGGAAGACGCGAGCGATGATGCACTGACCAGCACGTTCAGCTACAGCGCGGCGGGTGAACTGCAACAGGTGCAGTTGCCGGACGGCGCGGAGCTCACCCTTGTTCATGATGCCGCCGGACGGGAAGCGTCCCGTTCAGGCGGGGCATTCGCCCAACACCGCGAATATGATGTGATGGGGTGGCTGACGCGCGAGATGAGCGGCCAACAGCAGGACGGTCGCCTCCACGCCACACAGACAAGAGAATACCTGTATGACGGCGCGGGCAATCTGGCTGGCGTTCGCCATAACCATGAAACCCGGGGCTATCGTCTGGATGCCACCGGACGCGTGCTGTCCGTCCTGAGCGGTGGCGCAGGGCGTGCGGTCGACACTGACGAAGCCTATAGCTATACCCGCAACGGCCTGCCGCAGGAGACCTCCCGACTCACCGAATGGCAGGCGGGCAGGCTGACTCAGCACGACGATACCCATTACCAGTACGACAAAACCGGGCGACTCATCCGTAAACAGGTGGTTCAGCCGGGTTACCGCCCTCAGGTCTGGCACTACCGCTGGGACAGCCGCAATCAGCTCCGGGTTGTCGACACCCCGACGGGCGAACGCTGGTTCTACCGCTATGACCCATTCGGACGACGTACCGGCAAACGCTGTGAGCAGACGCAGGACGATATCCGCTACCTGTGGGACGGCGACCAAATCGCTGAAGTGCGCCATTACCGCAACGGTGAACGCATTGCCCGCCGCCACTGGGTACACAACAGCTGGGAGCTGTTGGTTCAGCAACGGCAGGATACTGACGGACGCTGGGAAACCGATTTTGTTACCAGCAGCCAGAACGGCGAACCGCAGGCTCTGTACCGACCCGACGGCACCCTGCGCTGGCAGGCACCAAAAAGCACCCTCTGGGGCCAGCGACCAGGCTCCACGGAAGACTCTGCCGACCCGGGACTTGCCTTTGCCGGACAGTACCGTGACACCGAAAGCGGGCTATGTTATAACCGTTTTCGGTACTACGACCCGAACGGTGGTTGTTACGTCTCGCCTGACCCTATAGGGGTGCTGGGGGGTGATAACAATTACGGGTATGTTCAGAATCCGCTGGATTGGGTCGATCCGTTTGGGTTGGCTGGTTGTCCAATAATTAGGCAGAGAGTTCTGGATAATATTGCATCCAGTAAATCGGCTAGAGCAGCTTCAAAGTTCCCAAGTAAAGCTAGAGTTGGTTCCTCTCTTAACAGTGATTATAAAGCGACCTTTTTTGCCGCACATCCAACTTTGCAAGGAAAAGTTGTTGTGCATCACGCAATAGAACAACAAGTATTAAGACGTTATCCTGGGCTATTTAGCTCGTCAGAGATGCATTCATTACCTAATTTGCGAGGGATTCCTAAAGAAATTAACTCTGACATTCATTTAAGCAAAATTAGGATAGAGTGGAATAGATTTTATAAAATGAATGCATCTCCTAGTCGTACAGATGTGTTAAACAAGGCTACTGAAATTGATAATATGTTCGGTAGCCTCTTCAATCCGCCAATAAGGTGA
- the tssI gene encoding type VI secretion system tip protein VgrG: MANSTGLQFTVKVGALPASTFAVVDFQLSEALNQPFALSLNLASPLPGIDFGAVLDQPCELLVWYEGELQRRVSGIVSAFAQGDTGFRRTRYQAEVRPALWRLGLRTNARIFQAQKPEAIIGALLEESGITDYAFALRNEHAVREYCVQYRESDLAFITRLAAEEGLYFFHEFEEGKHRLVFADDAGALAKGPELFFNLATQGLSEGAYVRRFRYAEAVRTAEVALKDYSFKTPAYGLLHNKMSGELEHQRESYQHFDYPGRFKQDPSGKAFTGYRLDALRAGAMTGSGESNAAELMPGSSFTLTEHPNLALNIAWQLVAITHSGQQPQALEEESGGEPTTYSNSFEVVKASTTWRADLPYKPMVDGPQIATVVGPAGEEIYCDQYGRVKLQFPWDRYGASDDQSSCWVRVSQGWAGGQYGLIAIPRIGHEVIVSFLEGDPDQPIVTGRTFHATNPSPYPLPANKTRTTLRTTTHKGAGFNELRFEDQAGQEEVFIHAQKDMNTVVLNNRSTSVNVDHNENIGRDQTVVVQQNQTVSVIADQITEIQGEQTVVVKKNRSTVVEDNETLRVTNDIFIHAEDGSIQIGTGAGYISIKHSGDIEIVGNNLTLNGTRIDLN; this comes from the coding sequence ATGGCAAACAGTACAGGATTACAGTTCACCGTTAAGGTCGGCGCATTGCCTGCATCGACTTTTGCCGTGGTGGATTTTCAGCTCAGCGAGGCGCTTAACCAGCCGTTTGCCCTGTCGCTGAATCTGGCCAGCCCCTTACCGGGGATCGATTTTGGTGCTGTTCTCGACCAGCCCTGTGAACTCCTGGTGTGGTACGAAGGCGAACTCCAAAGACGCGTGAGCGGCATTGTCAGCGCGTTCGCACAGGGCGACACCGGTTTTCGCCGCACGCGCTATCAGGCGGAGGTCCGTCCAGCGCTGTGGCGTTTAGGGCTACGCACTAACGCCCGTATTTTTCAGGCACAGAAACCGGAAGCCATTATTGGCGCGCTGCTCGAAGAATCCGGCATCACCGACTACGCCTTTGCGCTGCGTAACGAGCACGCGGTGCGGGAATACTGCGTGCAGTATCGGGAAAGTGATTTAGCCTTTATTACCCGGCTGGCCGCAGAGGAAGGTCTGTACTTCTTCCATGAGTTTGAGGAAGGCAAACATCGGCTGGTTTTTGCCGACGATGCCGGCGCGCTGGCCAAAGGCCCTGAACTGTTTTTCAACCTTGCCACACAGGGGCTGAGCGAAGGGGCGTATGTACGCCGTTTCCGCTATGCCGAGGCCGTGCGAACTGCCGAGGTGGCGCTGAAGGATTACAGCTTCAAAACCCCAGCTTACGGATTGCTGCACAACAAGATGAGTGGTGAGCTGGAGCACCAGCGCGAAAGCTATCAACACTTCGACTACCCCGGTCGTTTTAAGCAAGACCCAAGCGGCAAAGCCTTTACCGGCTATCGGCTGGACGCGCTGCGAGCGGGCGCGATGACCGGCTCGGGCGAATCCAATGCCGCCGAACTGATGCCGGGCAGCAGTTTTACCTTAACTGAACACCCCAATCTGGCACTCAATATCGCCTGGCAACTGGTTGCCATCACTCATAGTGGACAGCAGCCGCAGGCGCTGGAAGAAGAAAGCGGCGGCGAACCGACCACCTACAGCAACAGCTTCGAGGTCGTGAAAGCCAGCACCACCTGGCGCGCCGATCTGCCGTACAAGCCGATGGTCGATGGCCCGCAAATCGCCACCGTTGTCGGCCCGGCGGGTGAAGAGATTTACTGCGACCAATACGGCCGGGTGAAACTGCAATTCCCGTGGGACCGCTACGGCGCGAGCGATGACCAGAGTTCCTGCTGGGTTCGCGTCAGCCAAGGCTGGGCCGGTGGCCAGTACGGCCTGATCGCTATTCCGCGCATCGGCCATGAAGTCATTGTGAGTTTCCTCGAAGGTGACCCGGATCAGCCCATCGTGACGGGCAGAACCTTCCACGCGACCAATCCATCACCCTACCCGCTGCCCGCCAACAAAACGCGCACCACACTGCGCACCACAACCCACAAAGGCGCTGGGTTCAACGAACTGCGCTTTGAGGATCAGGCTGGTCAGGAAGAAGTGTTTATCCATGCTCAGAAAGACATGAACACCGTGGTGCTGAATAACCGCAGTACATCGGTGAATGTGGATCACAACGAAAACATTGGCCGCGATCAGACGGTCGTCGTGCAGCAGAACCAGACGGTCTCCGTCATTGCCGATCAGATTACTGAGATCCAAGGGGAGCAAACGGTGGTGGTGAAGAAAAACCGGAGCACCGTCGTGGAAGACAATGAAACGCTGAGGGTGACGAACGATATCTTTATCCACGCCGAAGATGGCAGCATTCAGATTGGTACGGGTGCGGGCTATATCTCAATCAAGCACAGCGGGGATATTGAGATCGTCGGGAATAACCTGACGCTGAACGGCACCCGTATCGATTTGAATTAA